AAGATTGTAGACTTCAACCCACCTCTATCAAGGATTGCGTTAAATGTAAGGAAACACTCCGGTAACAGGCGTAGATTGTCAGGCTGGATTGAAAGCAAGAGCTAACTATATACTGTTTAAATATAAAGGTGGCAGGAATATATTCTCAAAAGAACTCAGAGGATATAGAGTCTATGAACTTTTCTAGAAAAATCTATGTGAAAACCAATAAAgttaatcaaaagaaataattcagGAACGGAGAAGCTGTTATGAAAAGACTGGTGATGAGCAGAATCCATTTAGAATGAATATTGGGCTAATTAATTAGGGTTACCGGATAGAATGTAAATAATATAAAGCTTTAGGGCATGGAAACActgtaacatttattgagcacttattatgtgccaggctccTTGTAAGAACACATTTAAGCTTCCAACATACGGAGTAGATGCTattgtccttattttacagatgaggagaatcTTGTAGGCTTGAGGAGGTTAAgtggtttgcccaaggtcacacagccggcaAGTCATGGAGCCAGGACTGGAGCCGAGGTTTTCTGGCTGCAGAGCCCAGACTACATTAACTACTATGCTGTGCTGTCTCCCTAAGTTGAAGTGACATAACCAACCAAAAGTACAAGGTGgggaagggctggccctgtggccgagtggttaagttcgcgcgctccgctgcaggcggcctagtgtttcgttggtttgaatcctgggtgtggacgtggcactgctcatcaacccccgctgaggcagcgtcccacatgccacaactagaaggacccacaacgaagaatctgcaactatgtaccggggggctttggggagaaaaaggaataaaataaaaaaatctttaaaaaaaaccagtttaaaaaaaaaagtagaaggtgggggaggagagatgAGAGGAAGTGTGAGATGCCAGTATCCTCACCTTTTCTAGTTGTGAGTCAGTACTGTCTAAAATTccgttaaagaaaataaagaaaataaaaacaatgattctaaccttttaatattttaaataatctctaTAACTCCAGGGGCCCATTTAGGAAATTTCTCTGTTGAAGAAATAGTCATTTGAAGTTCAGCAGGTTCTTCAATTTCACTTCAGTTTGGTTTTCTTCTGATAGATTCAAGTAAAATCTAAGTTAAAATTGTTATTTACGAATACCATATGTAATCCCATTTTTCAGAGTACTTCTATCTAGCTGTCCGTTCAGCCCACCAGCATTTAATCTGAACACATGCTACAGACATGACTGGATTGGGGTTCTCGAAATGATGATGGTTATTTCTAGGTGGTGGATTTGgagtgatttctttaaaaaataatgttaaaagatGGTTAgaatgtttatgtttttaagaatGGGTGATGGTACATGGGGATTagaaattttctggaaaaaaaaacaaaacctaaagaTAAAAGTGGGCCCTGTCACCACCTCTGCTTGAAGTGGCCCATCAGCAGTGTCCCATCGCTCCTGGGATTGAGTACAGGGTCCTTAACGAAATGCAGTGGACCCTGCGTCATcgggcccctgcctgcctctccagcctcctttccCCAGTGATTTCTGAGTTCCAGCCACATgggctccttttctctctctctcttttttttttttcaaaagatttttatttttcctttttctccccaaagccccccagtacatagttgtgtatttttagttgtgggtccttctagttgtggcatgtgggatgctgcctcagcatggcctgatgagcggtgccatgtccacacccaggattcgaaccagtgaaaccctgggccgccgaagcagagcgcgtgaacttaaccactcggccacggggccggcccctccttttctctttatgtCTTATTCCTGCTGCCTCGAACAACCCTCaccccatattttctttttcttttccattatgtCACTGCTCAAATGTCGCTTCTTTGGGGAAGCTGCCTTGACCTCACCACCTAGTCTAGGTCAGAGCCCTGGTACATTTTCGTAGCACCCTGTACTTTTCCTCTGTGCACTTGTCACACTTACAatcatatgtttatttgtgtgATTGTTTATTTAGGCCATAAGATCTGAAAGGGCAGGGGCATTGTCTGTTCCCCAGAACCTAGCACAGTTGTTGGTAAATAATAGGCGTTTGTATGTATGTAAATTAATGAACATTTGGCAAAGTGCTTGTAAGATGCCAGGTTCTCACTGTAACCCCATGAGGTCGCTGTTATTGTCATTCCCACTTTTCATCTCTTTTACGTGTTTGGGCTTCCTTGTAAGATGTCATTTGAACAAAAGATTCCATGGCTAAAAAAGCTGGAAGGTCTGTGCATTATGCCAGGCCACCTTCCTTTCATGCTGCCTTAGCTCAAAGTATGTGAACTTTATTCGAGAATCGTTCCCTAACTTTGGCCTGAGACATTCAGGTGCTCCCTGGCATgggtttacttttttcttccctttccttcttcccaggTGGACTGACTCAGGACCTGAGAGCTGCCTCCAGCTGCTTTCTGATGGCGTGTGAGAAGCCTGGGAAGAAATCTGTGGAGGCATGTCACAACGTTGGTCTCCTGGCACATGATGGACAGGTCAATGAAGATGGCCAGCCCGATTTGGGGAAGGCCAGAGACTACTACACAAGGGCCTGTGATGGCAGCTATGCCTCCAGCTGCTTCAACCTCAGTGCCATGTTCCTGCAGGGTGGCCCCGGCTTTCCCAAGGACATGGGCCTGGCATGTAAATACTCAATGAAAGCCTGTGACCTGGGCCATGTCTGGGCCTGTGCCAATGCCAGCCGCATGTACAAGCTGGGGGATGGCGTCGATAAGGACGAAGCCAAGGCTGAGGTGCTAAAAAACCGGGCCCGGCAGCTGCACAAAGAACGGCAGAAACACGTTGAGCCTTTAACGTTTGGGTAGTGAGGCCCACCCTCTTCTCAACAAGCAGCTTGGGGCTGGCACCTCTTATTTCTGAAGCAGCTCTTGGAGGTCAACCTGCTGGAGCAGGAAGACTTGAGACCTGGTGTCAGTAGCTCTGGTTACACAGACCCGTTGCCCCAGAGTGTCACCTACTGGGACGTAGCCTGAAATGCTTATTTCAGTCTGTTTTCCTTTATCTGGTGTGTTCTGTGAAGACACCCACGTTTATGGGCTCTTAGTTCTCATACTCTTGTAGCCTTGTGAAAAACCGCAAACTAGAGAGTCTCAGAgattggggtggggtggggaggagaggcgaAGAGCAGGAGGTTGGGAAAATTTGCAGCCACAGGGCCTGAAGGAATCAGACGTTATTAGTAGTTGGGAGGGTTTGAAAATCAGAAGGTAACTTGACTTACATGTTAGAGGGCTTCAGGAGCTGAGAACACTTAAATAGTTAGCACTGCCACCCTCTAAGTGGAGCCCACGCCATATGTAATCACTGGTGTGGGCTCCAGTTACAACTGTCCCCTCTAACATATGTAATCTTTGCTGTGGGCTCCCCTTTTGCCTTTAGCGTCAGGTatttcaataaatgcagagatgGATGTGCTACATGCAAGTTAAAGGTCCTTACGCTTCCGAGTTACTAAAGAGGAAACAGCCTTCCTTTAGTGGAGATGGTCACAGGTGAAAGTCAGCATCCCCCTCCGCTCACCTGGTGCTGCTCCTCATGCTGAGGGAGCAGATTATTCCCAAGGTGGCTTCAGCTGGGAATTTGTAAGCAAGGGCTTTGTGACACATTTTGTCCCTCAGAACGGAACTTCCTTAACTGTCTCTGTGAATAAACTATTTTGATTGATTAGTACTTTGTGTTATTAGTGTTTTCTCCAGCTTCTGGGTAGGGTGGAGAGACTGTTCTTCATAGTGGTTGTGACTTTTAAGAACAGTTGCTTTTTCAATTTTCTCCCTAACTTGTCACCAGGGGGCGAGCTTGTCATTTTCCTGCTGAAAACAGGACCGTTATTTCTGTCACCACCTGCTATTTTGGGGCTTCAGTTTTGCAGCTGTCCTAGAAGGAATGCTTGCTGTGTGGATGAAGGTCTGTAAGCACAGTTGATAGTTGATACAGGAGAGGGACTTCCCCAAGTGCAGAGAAGAAGCTTTGAAAGTGAATttatttggggccggcctggtggtgcagcggttaagttcgcacgttccgcttcttggcgtcccggggtttgccggtttggatcccaggtgtggacatggaacaacttggcaaaagccatgctgtggcaggcgtcccacatataaagtagaggaagatgggcatggatgttagctcagggccagtcctcagcaaaaagaggattggcagtagttggttcagggctaattttcctcaaaaaaaaaagaatttatttcaaaaatgtacaATAGCTTCTGTTGTGTTTAAACTCTGtaggccaacaagcatatgaaaagatgctccaacaccactaatcatcagagaaatgcaaatcaaaaccataatgagataacTACCTCATACCTGTCAAGATGGGTattgtcaaaaaaaaagaagtgttggtgaggatgtggagaaattcaaAGTcttatacattgttggtgggaatgtagaaatggtgcggccactgtggaaaacaatatggcagttcctcaaaagaattaaacatttaataaacagaattaccatatgatccagcaattctacttctgggtacatatccaaaagaattgatagggtctccaagaaatatttgtacacccatgttcacagcattcacaatggccaaaaggtggaagcaacccaaatgtctatagACAGGTGAATGGAGAAACCAAATGTGGTAGCTACATAtgatggaatgttattcagccttaaaagaaggaaattctgacataacatggatgaaccttgaagacgttgtgctaagtgaaataagccggtcacaagaagacaaacactgtacaattccacttagatgaggtaTTTAATACTccgacagaaagtagaatggcggttgccatgagctgggggaggggaagtggggagttgtttaatggatatagagtttcaattttataagaagaaaaacttcCGTAGATTACTTGTacaaaaatgtgaatatacttaatattactgaactgtccacttaaaaatggttaagatggtaaattttatgttgttttaccacaattttttaaaactaaacattttaattttttaaaaatgcaggatATGAGTGTTTTGGTTATAACAGTAATATGGTCTCATGAAAGGCAGTTTGGAATGTAGCAGAAGAAACAATTATTACCTCACTATCCTTTACCAGCTACAGGCATTCTTTGGCCTAGTAGTGGtgtttaaccattttttaagaaTCGTATCTTTTCAATCTGATAATGGGTTTTGTAATTTTGAAGCATTAGGTTAACTTGATTTTCGGTGGCAGGTCCGCTAGGTTATTTTCTCTGGACCAGTTCGTTCCTGGGACCCGCAGTGCCTCCCTTTGGATCACATACTGAGGTGGGCTGGGAACAATGGAGTGAGCATCAGTAGTGtcaaaatgttatattttactaaaatgcaaagaaaaataatttaccgTCCAGAAGGGTCCAAGGCCATTTCATTCCTGGGCTGCTGTGGGAAGGAATGGGTTGATAAGACCCTGCGTGACTGAGTTTCTCACTTTTGTGCAACCTTTGAGGCAAAGTTTGAAAATGGGTTTTCAGACTCTGGTCACAGCAGGAGTATCATTCCTGTGTCTTCTGGCCAGCAGGCATTTGAATCTTCGTTAGTAACTATTTCCAGTAGTTTCCCTCCATGCCGGGCTTGGGTTGGATGGTCTAATGGGAAAGAAGTTTCATAACTGACTAGTGGTTTGTGTTCTCGTTAGTGTTCTCACTGAAATCTCACAGAGCAGTGCTCAAGTGCTGAGAGAAAGGGAGGCAAGCGtcccagagagggagggggaggccgGAGGGTCTAGGGGTTGGGTTCTATCTTATGGGTCATGTGGAGTCACTGAAGAGTTTTGAGCAGGAGAATGAAATGATCCCATTTGGAAATCAGATGACCCTAGTGCAGAAAATGGATTGGAGGGCcatgtgggggtggggaagggtgcAGTCAATCGTGGGGTTAAGAAACCTTCCAGATTTCTAGCCTGGGCACCTTAGTGGACAGGCTTATTCATGTTGATTTGGAGCCTATGAGATTGATAGGGGAACAAAAAAGCTTTTTTAAGCtgtttggtaatttttaaaaaaacttagaaatacattacattttaatttgttaGAGTTCTATGAAATTGCCTGAAAAATTTTGTGAGGCAGCATGGCAGAGGGAGAATGCCTGGACTTCAGAGCCGACAGCTGTGAGCAGCTCTGGATTAGTGAAAGGCATACTAAGCATGAGCGTTTAGGGCACCTAACAGAAGAAtaggaaaatatacataaaaattaattttatgtttttaaaaagcgtCAGGTAATCaccttggggggaaaaaaatgaaaacttttttggCTTCCTAATGTTGATTTTGCAGTTTAGATCTCTTTTACTTTGAGTTCTACGTTAGGGTTGGGGGGCACCAGACTCTTCTTTCCGGTTCTTAGATCTAAAGGTCTTAACCTGGGTTCCCAGCtgagttttgccttttttttttgaggaagattagccctgagctaacgtctgctgccaatcttcctcttcttgccgAGGAaggccggccctgagctaacatccaacccatcttcctctgctccaTATGTGGGACTtacacagcatggcgtgccaagcggtcccatgtctgcacccgggatctgaaccggtgaaccccgggccaccgaagtggaacatgcaaacttaaccactgcaccacctggtc
The genomic region above belongs to Equus caballus isolate H_3958 breed thoroughbred chromosome 2, TB-T2T, whole genome shotgun sequence and contains:
- the COA7 gene encoding cytochrome c oxidase assembly factor 7, which encodes MAGVVDFQDEEQVKSFLENMEVECHYQCYREKDPDGCYRLVDYLEGIRKNFDEAAKVLKFNCEENKHSDSCYKLGAYYVTGKGGLTQDLRAASSCFLMACEKPGKKSVEACHNVGLLAHDGQVNEDGQPDLGKARDYYTRACDGSYASSCFNLSAMFLQGGPGFPKDMGLACKYSMKACDLGHVWACANASRMYKLGDGVDKDEAKAEVLKNRARQLHKERQKHVEPLTFG